One genomic window of Gossypium hirsutum isolate 1008001.06 chromosome D11, Gossypium_hirsutum_v2.1, whole genome shotgun sequence includes the following:
- the LOC107923303 gene encoding probable indole-3-pyruvate monooxygenase YUCCA8 codes for MVSHGLFIPLPLFKHSIDPFIPAINFTTSHYLLNNFTTLLKTSPNEEFPSFGVTMENMFRLADQDQGFFQRKWTLVNGPVIVGAGPSGLATAACLREQGVPFVVLERAECIASLWQKRTYDRLKLHLPKQFCQLPKMPFPEDFPEYPTKRQFIEYLESYAKHFDINPKFNECVQSARYDETSGFWRVKTVVTSGSNRTEFEYICRWLVVATGENAERVVPDIEGLAEFGGEIIHACDYKSGEKFQGKKVLVVGSGNSGMEVSLDLCNHNASPSMVVRSSVHVLPREIFGKSTYELAFFMLKWLPIWLVDKLMLILTWLVLGNVEKYGLKRPSIGPLELKNTQGKTPVLDIGALEKIKSGDINVVPGIKRFSRGEVELLNGEKLDIDSVILATGYRSNVPSWLQEGEFFSKNGFPKAPFPNGWKGNGGLYAVGFTRRGLSGASSDAMSIAKDIGMVWKQETKQHKKRTIACHRRCISQF; via the exons ATGGTATCACATGGTCTTTTCATCCCACTTCCCTTATTTAAGCACTCCATTGATCCTTTCATCCCTGCAATCAATTTTACAACATCCCATTATCTTCTCAATAACTTCACAACTCTTCTTAAAACATCACCAAACGAAGAATTTCCTTCTTTTGGTGTTACGATGGAGAATATGTTTCGCCTTGCTGATCAAGATCAAGGTTTCTTTCAACGTAAATGGACTTTGGTCAATGGTCCGGTCATAGTTGGTGCCGGACCATCGGGGTTAGCCACTGCTGCTTGTTTAAGAGAACAAGGGGTGCCCTTTGTGGTGCTCGAAAGGGCTGAATGCATTGCATCTTTGTGGCAAAAACGCACCTACGATAGGCTAAAGCTTCATCTTCCTAAACAATTTTGCCAACTCCCTAAAATGCCTTTCCCTGAGGATTTCCCTGAGTACCCAACAAAGAGACAGTTCATTGAGTACCTTGAGTCGTATGCTAAGCATTTTGATATCAACCCGAAGTTCAATGAATGCGTGCAGTCAGCTAGGTATGATGAGACCAGTGGTTTCTGGAGGGTCAAGACCGTCGTCACGAGTGGCTCCAACAGGACCGAGTTTGAGTACATTTGCCGCTGGCTTGTGGTGGCCACTGGTGAAAATGCCGAGCGTGTGGTGCCTGATATCGAAGGATTGGCTGAGTTCGGCGGTGAAATTATCCATGCTTGTGATTACAAGTCTGGGGAAAAATTCCAGGGTAAGAAAGTATTAGTCGTCGGCAGTGGCAACTCCGGCATGGAAGTTTCTCTTGATCTTTGCAACCACAATGCTTCACCTTCAATGGTGGTTCGCAGCTCG GTCCATGTCTTGCCAAGAGAAATTTTTGGGAAATCAACGTATGAATTAGCGTTTTTTATGTTGAAATGGCTACCCATTTGGCTCGTTGACAAGTTGATGTTGATTTTAACCTGGTTGGTGCTGGGGAACGTGGAGAAATATGGACTGAAAAGGCCATCAATTGGTCCACTAGAACTAAAGAACACTCAAGGGAAAACCCCTGTATTGGACATCGGCGCATTGGAGAAAATTAAATCAGGTGACATCAATGTCGTCCCTGGAATCAAACGTTTCTCTCGTGGAGAAGTCGAGCTCCTTAACGGCGAAAAGCTCGATATCGATTCGGTCATTCTCGCCACCGGATACCGCAGCAATGTTCCTTCTTGGCTTCAG GAAGGTGAATTCTTCTCCAAAAATGGGTTCCCAAAGGCTCCATTCCCAAATGGATGGAAAGGCAACGGTGGATTGTATGCAGTTGGGTTCACAAGGAGAGGGCTCTCTGGTGCTTCATCAGATGCCATGAGTATTGCTAAGGACATTGGCATGGTTTGGAAACAGGAAACTAAACAACATAAAAAGAGAACCATTGCTTGCCATAGACGATGCATTTCACAgttttaa